The Deltaproteobacteria bacterium genome segment TTCCCTTGACATTGTCGGAACTTGTCGCGGTACCCCGCAAAATTGAATTTTCATTGGTCCGTCCGGAACCGTCTGCTTTTGTTGAAAAGGTATTGGATGGTGGCTTGACGGATGGAGGCGGTTTTGACGACCTTCTGAACAAAAGCGGATTTCCGGAACCTTTTCTTTCCGACTCATCCATTTTTCTGGCTAAGTGGCACAACGATTATATCGAACACTACATCAAAGAAGACCTTCGCGATTTGACCAATATACATGAGCTCGAAAAAGTGTTCGACCTGATAGATATCCTGCCTTCAAAAATTGGCAACCCGCTTTCGCTCAATTCTCTGAGAGAAGATATTGAAGTGAGCCACACTGCCATCCGAACATGGCTTACCGCGCTTAAGCTTGTCTATGTGATATTTGCGATCAAGCCCTATTCAAAAAATATGATTCGGAGTCTCAAGAAAGCGGAGAAGTGTTATTTTTTTGACTGGACGAGGGTTGAAAACGACGCCTCCAGATTCGAAAATTATATCGCCTGCGAGTTGTTTTCATTTTGTTCTTTTCTCAAGGACGCCGGAGCTGGGGATTACGAACTTTTCTATGTGCGGACAAAAGACGGTCTCGAAACCGATTTTCTGATCACGCATAAAAAAGCGCCATGGATATTGTTCGAGGCGAAATCAAACGAGGAAAAAATGGCCTCGCATCATATCACTCATTCAGAGGCGCTTGGTGGAATTCCCATTGTTCAGCTTATTAAAAAGAAGGGTATTGTCAGAGTAAGCAATAGAAAATATTTTACAATATCGGCAGACAGGTTTTTTTGTAATCTTGGTGTTTCCATTCCGGATTTACAGCGAAAGGAAATCTAAAACCGGAGTTCTTGTTCAACCAGATCGTTTTCGGCGACTTTGAGGTTGATCCACTTTTTGAGGATTTGTGAAGCGTCCAGATCGTGATAGCTGGCCTCGATGTAATATTTGCCCGCGGGCAGATCGAATGATTGCCAGTCTTGGCCGGTGGTGCCAGTCAAAATGGCACGGTCGTGTCCGTACTCGTAAAGTTTAAATTCCACCGGAACAATTTCGCTGTTGGCGCCGCGCCCAATGACACGGAGCTTCGCATTGGTGAAGACGGCCTCTTTGACATACAACGAATTCACATCGACGGTAATATCACGCAACCACACGGAGGGTTTCGGATCGACTGTGGCGCTGGCATCTTCCGCGCGAATGTCATAATTGCCCGGAGCCAAATCAAAAGCGGTCCATCCTTTTTGAGGACCTTGTGTGGCCACAATATCCATTGTCCCGCCGTTATAAATATAAAAAATTGTATTGATCTGCTGTTCTTTCGCGTCGCGGCCCAGAAGTTTTAAAGTTCCCAAATCAAAATGGATTTTTTGGTCGATTGTTTTTCCTTCTTCAATGGTAATTTCTTTTGCTTCCGCCGTCGGATTTTTTGCATAATTGCCTCCGAGTAAAGAGGCGATGATATTGTATTTTCCGGGTGGCAAGGCGATGGAGGCTTTTCCTTCCTGCGCGGTCAGTGTTGCAATGATTTTTGTGTCATCTGCGGCGTCGGTAATTTTAAATTCAGTTGGTGCAGGGATTTTTTCTGCTTTTGTTGCTTCCAGTTCAAGTGTTCCCACAATCAAAGTGGCCATTTGCTCGTTGGTGGCACCGCCTTCGATGGTGATATTTTTTAGTTCTCCACGCGGTTGAATTTGAGCGGCGGGATCTTGTCCCTCCACGGAAATATCATAGGTCCCGGGCGAAAGCTCAATGTTTCCGCCCTTTGCGTCAACTTGCCCCTTTGTAATGACGGTATCCGGTTGGCCCGCTTTTGTGATTTGATAAACAAGAGGGACCGCCTGTTTTTGTGAAGTTTGTCCTTTCAACACCAATGTGCCCATCTGAAACGCGAAATTTTTTGTGAAGCCCTGCTCCATACTGATTTTAATGTTTGGTTCCGTAAGAGACATTTCCTGTCCTTCGGGAGCCAGTCTTTGAGCCGTCAAATCGTAATCACCGGGTTCAAGAAAGAAACTTGTTTCCCGACCATCCGAATTAAAACTCGCGATTTTGTCTTGGGTTCCCGCTTTGTAAAGTTCGTACTGTGTTTGCGCCGGTTCTCCTTTTGCGTCGTGTGCAGAAAGCGTTAATGAAGCCAGATCAAAACGTACCTCTTGTTCCACTTTGCCCTGACCGGTCAGTTCAACCCCTTTCAAAATTTTGGAAGGTTTGGATTGTTCCACGGAGGCGGTGTATTCCACCGAGATATCATAGGCACCCGGTTTAAGACGGAAAAGTTCGATTCCGTAACTTTGCGCGCGTTCAATGACTTCCTGTGTGCCGGCTTTGTAGACGGTGATCGTGGTGGGAAGCGGAGTAGCGCCCACAAAAACTTTGAAACGCAAATTATAGGGGACGGTGGAGCGGAGGGCTTCATCCAAAGCACTGGCCAATTCATCTTTTGTGCGGGCCAATAAAAAGATGCCTTTTGAATTACCAGCGATACATTTTACGGACGGTTCATCTGCCTGTGTCAGATCAAAACCCACAACGTGGGTGATGATTTTATAATTACCATCGTAAAATTCTTTCGCCGCCGCGCACGGATCTTGTTCGCAGGAATCTTTGCCATCCGTTAATAAAATGATAATCCTGTCCTCACTTTGAGTCGACAGATCTTCCGCCGCTTTGCGCATGGCGTAAGCAATGGGGCTGGAGCCTTTTGCCTGAATGCTTTCCAGATTTTTTCTCAACTCCACCGGATTGACCGAACCCAGCGGCATTAAAAGTTTTGAATCATCGCATTTGTTCTCTGCCAGCAAATTTTCCGAACCAAAAACACGCAGAGCAAGATGGATGGGCGGATCTTTTAGTGTGGCCCATTCCGTTGCCAAATTTCCGATGAGCGTTTTTGCAATACTCATTTTGGTATCTGCCCCCAAAAGACCATTCATGCTTCCGGAGGCGTCAACAATGAGCTCTACGGCCAGCCCCCCTTTAAGCATGGTGGGCTGATAAGGAATTTGTTCCGCGGGAGTTTGTGCGATGGGTAAATTTGTTGAGCCGGGAATTTCGAGCGGTTTGGTTTCCAGAAGCGGTGTTGTTGCGGGCTGAGTAGCAGTGGCTTGCGTTGGTATCGTTCCCTCTATTGGAAGGGGAGTGATGCTTACGCCGCTGGTTGGTAGCACCACTTCTTTTATTGGCGGTGCAACTTCTTTTGCTGTTGGTTGTATTTGTATTGCTTCCTGTTTGGGTGCCTCTGCCGCTTTGAGTGTCAAAGCCTTCGCTACAATCTGATTTTTTTCTTCAACTTTTTCTACAACCGCGGTGGGTGTTTGTTTGCAACCCATCAAAAGGACAAAAGACAACAAACAAAATTTCGAAAAATTCCATCGCACAGACCTTTTGTAACATAAGGTTAAAAAGTTGAAAAGCTATCTTCTTCACCCCTTCGCATATGGGGTGGAGAATAATTTTTATGGACAAATATTTGGGAATTCGTTTTACATCGCCGGTCTATGGAAATGTCGGTTTGGAATCATCTGGATGAATTGCGATCGCGTTTGATTCGCATTGTCATTGCTTTATCCGTCACCACAACCCTCGCCTTTTTTGGTTCGGATTGGATGCTTGCCTGCCTCTTGAAACCTTTTCCCTCTGTTCATGCCACATTGACTTCCCTGCAACCCGCCGGTGTTTTTATGCAGAGCATGCGTTTAGCTTTGATTGGCGGTGTTGTGCTGGCTTTGCCTGTGTTGGTTTACCAAATTTGGCAATTTATTTCTCCGGGTTTGGCTCCGCGTGAAATAAAGGCCTTTGTGATGAGCCTTTATTTTGGAACTCTTCTTTTTCTCATTGGTGCCTGCTTTGCTTATTTTCTCGTGGTTCCGCAGGCATTAAGTTTTTTTTGGAACTACAGCCGGAATTTGGGTGTAACTCCTTCATGGACCATTGAAAATTATCTCAATTTTGTTTTGATGTTTTTACTGAGCTTTGGAATTGCTTTTGAGCTTCCTCTTGTTTTGATTTTGCTCGTTCGTTTCAAAATTATTTCTCCCTCCTTCATTTCTTCCAAACGTCCTCATATTATTGTGACGCTGGCTATCGTGGCGGCCATTTTGACCCCACCCGATGTGATCAGTCAGCTCATGTTGGGAATACCGCTGTGGCTTTTATTCGAAATTTCATTATACGTCTCAAAATTAATGTACAAAGAATGATTGGTTTCTACTCACTTGTCACGAAAGATTCATTTTTTTGTATAAGGATGTTGCCAACTCCATTGACTTTTCGATATAATCGGAACGAGTTAAGGGGAGGTTCTCTTGTTTTTCCGCCAAAAAGACTATGATTACAAAGAATTAGCAAAAAAATTCTCCTATATTATTCACAAAAATCTTTCTCTAGATGAACTCAATCTAAATCTCCTTAAATTTCTTGCAGATACCGTTCACACGGAGGGAGCCGCTCTTGTTCTAAAAGAAAAAGAAACCTATTCCGTTCGTCAATGTTTGGGTTGGAGAAGTTTTGCTTTCAGAACGGAAGATTTTAAAGATCTCATCCAATGGTTTAATAAACACCGGCAAGTTTTAACGCGAAGCCAAATTCTGGAAGATGTCCATTTTTCCTATATCAAAAGGAGCGCGCTTCCTTTCTTTGTTCAGTTTCAGGCGGAAATTTGTGTCCCTCTTTTTGTGCAAGAAGACCTGCTCGGTTTTGTGACTTTGTCGGTCAAAAAAAACGGGAAGCCCTACACCACCGCTTGTCAGTCGGTGCTGGATTGGCTTGGATCCCAAATCGCCCTCTTTTTGAAAAATGCGATGTTACGCGAAGAAATTTTATTGCAAAAAATGGAATTGGAAACGGTGAAAGATCTTAAAAGCCAGATCATTGCCAATTTGTCACATGAATTAAGAACCCCTTTAACAGGTGTCATCGGTTTTTCCGAATTGCTCTCGGAAGAGATGGATGGTCCGTTAAATGAGGAACAGAAAAAACATGTTTTGCAAATTCAGGATGGAGCCGACCGTCTCATGAAGACATTGTCTGCTTTTGTCGATCTGGCAAAATTGGAAGCGGGAAATTTGTCTCTTCATGTACAGCAATTTCCTTTGGCTCCTTTGGTAACCAGTTTGGGAGACGAGATTCCTTTTAATATGGATACAAATTTCAAAATTGATTTTGAACCGCGAACACCAATGATTTACGGAGACCTTTCGCTGGTGCGTCAGATTTTTAAACACCTCCTAGATAACGCGGCAAAATATACTCCGAAGGGAGAGGTCCATGTGAGTGCCGACAAAAAAGGGGAAATGCTGGAAGTTTGCGTTGCGGATACGGGCATTGGCATTTCAGAAGAAAAACTGTCCCGCATTTTTGACGGTCTTTATCAGGTCGATGGCGGCATTACCCGTGAGTTTCAAGGCCCGGGCATCGGGCTTGCCCTTTCTAAAAAACTTATCGAGTTGCATGGTGGACGTCTCTGGGTAAAGAGCCAACCGGGACGTGGCTCCCGCTTCTTTTTTACATTACCCCTCAAACCAATCGCCATCCGTCACAAAGAATTGGCCGCTTGAGAAAAATCTTCAACAAAACAGAGAATCGGTAAGGAGCACTCTTGAAAAGTAACCGCTTGCGTTGAGGTCCTCTGTGGCGCCCTCTGTTGTAATGAGAATTTTTTCGACGCCCTTTTTTGTCGGCTCAAGTATTGAAATCTTTTTTTCCATGTCATCAATGATCCATTTCCCGACTTTCCCCGAATAATATTTGATCTCGCAGACAGTCACAACGGGATCATGTCTCTCAAACATCAAATCAATCTGGACGCCGTCTTTGGTGTTTGTCCCTCTGTCATAGTAGGGGCCGTAGTCCTTAACCAGTTGGTCTATGTTGAGTGATTTTAGGATAGGCCGGATGTGTTTTAGGCATAAACGCTCGAAAGCAAGTCCCGCCCAGCTCTGATAGGATCTCGTTTGCATGATACCGGCAAAGATATTTTCGCCGACGTTGTCACCAATCTTTTTGGAATTGGAGCGGATAAATTTGAAATAAAAATGCAAGTATTCATCTTCTAGTCTGTATCTCCTCAGCGTACTTTCTATAGGATATCCGCACGGGACATAATTTTTTATGAAGCCGGCTTTTTCCAAATTATCCAGATAACGCTGAAAACCGCTCCCGCCGCTCATCTGGAGGAGGTCAAGAAGTTCCGCTGTCTTGAGACTTCTGAATTTGCTGAACAGCATGATGATTTTCCGATAGGTTCTTTCTTCGTGAAAGACATCCTTGAATATCCTGCCGAATTCGCCTGTGAAATAGCCATCTCTTAAAAAACAGAGTCGGTTTATGTTGGATGCAACAGAAGAGGCTTGGTCTATCTGTAGCCAGTAGGCCGGTATTCCGCCGCAGAACATGTAGAGCTGTACCAATTCAATGGGAGAATATCTGTCGGCAAAGAACTCTCTGGCATCTTTGAGCAGAAGGGGTTTTAGATGGATTTCAAGATCGACCCGTCCATAAAGGGCAGACGAATGGATGACATTATCCACCATGAATGAAGCGACCGATCCGCAGAGAATAAGTGTGAAGCCGTTTCTCTTCGACCAAAGATTGTCCCATGCCCATTTGAGATCGGAAATCATTTCCGCACGGCGGTTGGCCATGTAGGGAAGTTCATCAAGAAATATCGCCATCCGATATCCGCCCGAAGAATCTTGGACGGCCTTGTCGAGAAGTTTGAAGGCGTCCAGCCAATCCCTGCATTCGGCTGTGGCAAAGAGGGGATTGCGGGTATATTCCGAAAGTGTCGCAAGAAATTGGCGGATCTGTTTTGATTTTGGCTCTCGTTCAAGGCCGTCAAATTTCCATATTTTCTTGTCCTTATAGAATTCCTCGATGAGACGTGTTTTTCCAACGCGCCTTCGGCCGTAAACGACGATCAAACTGGCGGCCGATTTCCCCCAACGTTCTTTAAGAAGTCCTTCCTCGTATGGCCTGTCTATAAAGCCCATATTTCATCCTTTCTGCAAAAGTATCATATTACATTAGATATATGCTCTAATATGACATTTTTATCAAGACAAAATTATGTCATTTAGCGGGGCACAATTATGGTTATATGACGAAAAGTTTTTTAACAAATTTAGCAACTTTTCCAGCCGAAAACTGATTGCTTAACGCTGACCACTTTTTTTCATGGTTATGGGAGTGGTGGAAAATGCGTTTTTCATGGTTGTCATCCTGAACACATTCGCTTCGCTCAGTGTAAACTCCGTGAAGGATCTACTTGATAATATTGGATTCTTCGCTTCGCTCAGAATGACAATTTGAAAATTTCAGCATTTTCCACCACTCCCGTTATATGAGGTGACGATTCCCTTGCCTTAAAAAGACCGTTCTGTTAGCAAAACCCTTCAATGAAATTCCGAAAACCCATTATTCGGCTTCTTTCTGCCTTCTGTTTTCTGTTTTCTGTTTTCTGTCTTCCTGTCTTTGCCCAAGAATCTCCATCGAGGCTTCATCTTTCCCTGCAAGACTGCCTTGAATTGGCGTTGCAGAATAATGCCAAATTGCCGATTAGGGATTATGCCATCGATGCCGCCCAGCAACGCATTAGAGAGGCAAAAGCTACATTTTGGCCCGTCATCGATTATTCCAACAAGATGGCGCCGGCTCCAAAAGATGCCCTGCACGCCGCGAAATCTTTTTTTGAAGGGGACCTAACTTTTTGGAATTCGACCCACATTGGTCTTGGTTTTCCGGTTTATGCTTTTGGACAGCTTGAGACAGCCCAAAATTTGGCCCGGAAGGGAGTGGAGGTGGCCAGGCAGGAGAAGGTAAGGGATGAAGCAACAATCTATTTTGAAGTACAGCAACTTTACCACGGCATTTTATTCAGCAAAGAAATACAAGGCATTATGCAGGATGCGGTGAACAAACTCGAAAACCAGCTCAAAAAAGAAGAGGAAACCAAAAAACATTCTCCTTACGATATTTTGAAATTAAAAGTTTTCAAAGCCGATCTGGAAAAAAGAATTTTGGAAATAAAAGAGAAAGAAACAGAAGCCCGTTTGGCTCTCAAAATTCAAATAGGTCTTCCTTCGGACCGCACTTTTGAACTGGCTGACAGTCACTTGGAGCCGGCGCAGAAAACTTTGGGACCCTTGGCAGAATATCTGAATACGACAGAATCAGGCCGGGCTGAATCACAACTTGTAGACTTGGGTGTTTCATTAAAAAAACTGGAATATGATCTGGAAAAGAAAAAAAGACTTCCCAGAGTCGGGTTCGGCGGTTTTTTTGAAGTGGCCCGGACAACGAGTGATATTAGAAATCTCCGTTTGACTGATGATTTCAATGATCCCTTCAATTTTATGCGTGCCGGCGCGGGGATAGAAATAAAAGGGGTCTTGGATTTTCACGGCTCTTCCGCAAAAGTCAGAAGACTGGAAAGTGAATACCAGAAAGCTGTTTTGGAAAAAAATTTGGCAAAACAGGGGATGCAACTCGAAGTAGAGACAGCTTATCATGACGCCAACCGTCTGCAGGAAACTATGATATTGTCGGAGGAAAAACAGAAAATGGCGCGACAAATGATGTTTCTTTCAAAAGCAAATCTGGATATCGGAGTTGGAGAAGAAAAAGACTATACCGACGCGTTGCAACTTGTCTTGCTCACGCGTGGGGAGTATCTCAAATCGGTTTTTGACTATAATATGGCATTGGCAAAACTGAACCAAAAGGCCGGGAGGCGTTATGAAGCATCTGCTCAGTAGATTATTTTTATTTTCATTTGTTTTAATGATGGGATCGTTTGCTTTTGCGAATCCCTCCATTCCTGAGGCGCAGACTCCCACAGACGCGATCAAAGAGTTGGACAAGCAGGCGGATCAATATCGTGTTGGGAAAAATTTGAACGCGGCAGACATTGAATTCAACCGGAAGTTAAAAGAAAATATTCTGCATGGAACCTTTGATCTGAGGGAGTTGGCGAAACTGGCTCTGGACAAATATTGGAATCAAAGAACGGCCAAAGAACAGGACCGGTTTGTCGCATTGCTGACAAGCCTTTTGGAAGAGCGCTCCATTTTTTCCAAGGAAAAAGCGGCTGAAAAGGGGAACACCAAATCCTATTCCATCAATTATTCGAAAGATACCTATCTGAACAAAAATAAAACCGATGCCATGGTCAAGACCCGCATTGTACTGGTTAAACGCAATTTAAAAATCACTCTTAATTACAAACTGAAAAGGACTGCTACGGGTTGGAGAATTTATGATGTGATCATGGATGGCGCCAGTCTCGTGGACAATTACCGTTATTCCTTTAGCAATATCATCGATAAACATGGCTATGACGATTTGGTTCACCGCATGGAAA includes the following:
- a CDS encoding ATP-binding protein, producing MIKRTMESLAFSDVFGRQMRFVVGPRQAGKTTLARNFLEKKGTPKLYYSWDDREIKNSYRKDPSFFMKDVLTCKKENEKVWLCFDEIHKMPKWKNILKGIFDGHEDIIQFIITGSARLDMLKYTGESLLGRYFAFRLFPLTLSELVAVPRKIEFSLVRPEPSAFVEKVLDGGLTDGGGFDDLLNKSGFPEPFLSDSSIFLAKWHNDYIEHYIKEDLRDLTNIHELEKVFDLIDILPSKIGNPLSLNSLREDIEVSHTAIRTWLTALKLVYVIFAIKPYSKNMIRSLKKAEKCYFFDWTRVENDASRFENYIACELFSFCSFLKDAGAGDYELFYVRTKDGLETDFLITHKKAPWILFEAKSNEEKMASHHITHSEALGGIPIVQLIKKKGIVRVSNRKYFTISADRFFCNLGVSIPDLQRKEI
- a CDS encoding VWA domain-containing protein, with translation MGCKQTPTAVVEKVEEKNQIVAKALTLKAAEAPKQEAIQIQPTAKEVAPPIKEVVLPTSGVSITPLPIEGTIPTQATATQPATTPLLETKPLEIPGSTNLPIAQTPAEQIPYQPTMLKGGLAVELIVDASGSMNGLLGADTKMSIAKTLIGNLATEWATLKDPPIHLALRVFGSENLLAENKCDDSKLLMPLGSVNPVELRKNLESIQAKGSSPIAYAMRKAAEDLSTQSEDRIIILLTDGKDSCEQDPCAAAKEFYDGNYKIITHVVGFDLTQADEPSVKCIAGNSKGIFLLARTKDELASALDEALRSTVPYNLRFKVFVGATPLPTTITVYKAGTQEVIERAQSYGIELFRLKPGAYDISVEYTASVEQSKPSKILKGVELTGQGKVEQEVRFDLASLTLSAHDAKGEPAQTQYELYKAGTQDKIASFNSDGRETSFFLEPGDYDLTAQRLAPEGQEMSLTEPNIKISMEQGFTKNFAFQMGTLVLKGQTSQKQAVPLVYQITKAGQPDTVITKGQVDAKGGNIELSPGTYDISVEGQDPAAQIQPRGELKNITIEGGATNEQMATLIVGTLELEATKAEKIPAPTEFKITDAADDTKIIATLTAQEGKASIALPPGKYNIIASLLGGNYAKNPTAEAKEITIEEGKTIDQKIHFDLGTLKLLGRDAKEQQINTIFYIYNGGTMDIVATQGPQKGWTAFDLAPGNYDIRAEDASATVDPKPSVWLRDITVDVNSLYVKEAVFTNAKLRVIGRGANSEIVPVEFKLYEYGHDRAILTGTTGQDWQSFDLPAGKYYIEASYHDLDASQILKKWINLKVAENDLVEQELRF
- the tatC gene encoding twin-arginine translocase subunit TatC produces the protein MEMSVWNHLDELRSRLIRIVIALSVTTTLAFFGSDWMLACLLKPFPSVHATLTSLQPAGVFMQSMRLALIGGVVLALPVLVYQIWQFISPGLAPREIKAFVMSLYFGTLLFLIGACFAYFLVVPQALSFFWNYSRNLGVTPSWTIENYLNFVLMFLLSFGIAFELPLVLILLVRFKIISPSFISSKRPHIIVTLAIVAAILTPPDVISQLMLGIPLWLLFEISLYVSKLMYKE
- a CDS encoding AAA family ATPase, coding for MGFIDRPYEEGLLKERWGKSAASLIVVYGRRRVGKTRLIEEFYKDKKIWKFDGLEREPKSKQIRQFLATLSEYTRNPLFATAECRDWLDAFKLLDKAVQDSSGGYRMAIFLDELPYMANRRAEMISDLKWAWDNLWSKRNGFTLILCGSVASFMVDNVIHSSALYGRVDLEIHLKPLLLKDAREFFADRYSPIELVQLYMFCGGIPAYWLQIDQASSVASNINRLCFLRDGYFTGEFGRIFKDVFHEERTYRKIIMLFSKFRSLKTAELLDLLQMSGGSGFQRYLDNLEKAGFIKNYVPCGYPIESTLRRYRLEDEYLHFYFKFIRSNSKKIGDNVGENIFAGIMQTRSYQSWAGLAFERLCLKHIRPILKSLNIDQLVKDYGPYYDRGTNTKDGVQIDLMFERHDPVVTVCEIKYYSGKVGKWIIDDMEKKISILEPTKKGVEKILITTEGATEDLNASGYFSRVLLTDSLFC
- a CDS encoding TolC family protein: MKFRKPIIRLLSAFCFLFSVFCLPVFAQESPSRLHLSLQDCLELALQNNAKLPIRDYAIDAAQQRIREAKATFWPVIDYSNKMAPAPKDALHAAKSFFEGDLTFWNSTHIGLGFPVYAFGQLETAQNLARKGVEVARQEKVRDEATIYFEVQQLYHGILFSKEIQGIMQDAVNKLENQLKKEEETKKHSPYDILKLKVFKADLEKRILEIKEKETEARLALKIQIGLPSDRTFELADSHLEPAQKTLGPLAEYLNTTESGRAESQLVDLGVSLKKLEYDLEKKKRLPRVGFGGFFEVARTTSDIRNLRLTDDFNDPFNFMRAGAGIEIKGVLDFHGSSAKVRRLESEYQKAVLEKNLAKQGMQLEVETAYHDANRLQETMILSEEKQKMARQMMFLSKANLDIGVGEEKDYTDALQLVLLTRGEYLKSVFDYNMALAKLNQKAGRRYEASAQ
- a CDS encoding ABC transporter substrate-binding protein, with protein sequence MKHLLSRLFLFSFVLMMGSFAFANPSIPEAQTPTDAIKELDKQADQYRVGKNLNAADIEFNRKLKENILHGTFDLRELAKLALDKYWNQRTAKEQDRFVALLTSLLEERSIFSKEKAAEKGNTKSYSINYSKDTYLNKNKTDAMVKTRIVLVKRNLKITLNYKLKRTATGWRIYDVIMDGASLVDNYRYSFSNIIDKHGYDDLVHRMEKKLNEFRGKRV